Genomic DNA from Peribacillus simplex:
TTCAGAAATCCGCTCCCTTTCCGCCGACTGTCTGCCAATCCTCCTCTGCGCAAGCGCCTGCGGGGTCTCGACTAGCCAGTTATTCGGCAGGAGTGTCGCAAATTTCTTCCATCCAATAAGGATTACAGTAAAAAAACATGAGGGATATACTAGTCTTAAACATAATTCGGGATGAGACCAGCCTTCAGTTTTTATTAAAAACACGTCTCAGTTGATTGGAACGTAAGGTACGAGACTCCTGCTTAGAAAAGCGTGGCCAAGGGAGACCCCACAGGCGCAAAAGCGCCGAGGAGGCTCCCGGACCGCCCGCGGAAAGCGAGTGCCTGGAGTGGAAATCAACATTCTATGTTAACAACCCTCAAAAGAAGAGACATCCTATCAATTAACGATAGGATGTCTCCAAATCTATTGAATTTCAATTGTTCCCTAGACATGCAGTTGTTTATAGATCCTTCATTCTCTTTAATGTGTAAACAAAGTATTCCCAGTTGTTTATGGTCGAAGGGATGCTTAAGTGTTCTTCAGGTGTATGTACGGAAAACATATCCGGTCCGATTGAAACAGTATCCAACCCTGGTATCTTATCTATGAATACCCCACACTCGATCCCTGCATGCACAGCGATGATTTCAATGTCCTCTTGATATTTTTCTTTATATGTCTCTTCAAATAATTTCTTGAGTTTCGAATCAGGATTATAGGGCCATTCCGGATAATCCGCGTCAACCAATAGCTCGCACCCAAGCATGTCGGCAATCGCCTTTGCTTGCGTGACCATATTATATTTGATGCTTTTGACCGAACTCCTGATTTCACTTTCGAATAGCATTTCCGCTTCATTTGTTGTAACGACACCTAGATTCGTCGAACTTTCCACTAATCCTTCTATTCCCATGCTCATTCCTTGAACACCATGCGGGATTACCAGTAAGGAGGTAATGGCTCTAGTCACAGTCTCTTTGGAAAAAACGTTTGAAGAAACCGTTTCGATCTTTTCAAACTTGATCGATACCTCAGGGTCGGAAGATTGCAGTTCATTTTTAAAAGTATCTTCCCATTGCTGGAGTTTCTCCGTTATCTTCTGAACATCTTCTGCATGAAACAGTACAGTTGCCTCTGCTTCACGGGGAATGGCATTCCCTTTCAGTCCCCCGTTCATTTGCTGTATGTAACAAGGGAAGGCTGTCGTTAATCCATGTAATACTCTGCCCAAAAGTTTATTGGAGTTCCCTCTTTCCTTATGGATGGACATACCGGAATGTCCGCCCTTCAACCCTTTAATCCTGATGTTATAAGATACAGCATCAACAATAGAAGCCGATTCCCATCCGATTGGCAGGACCTGCCGCACGCGTATTCCTCCTGCAGAGCTGACCAGCAGCTTTCCATCTTCCTCCGAATCGATATTGATCATCATTTTTCCCTTGAAGTGAGCCGGATCCACGGCAAGTGCACCGTTCATTGTCGTTTCTTCTTCAGTCGTTATGACTATTTCAAGAGAGGGATGCGGAATATCATTTGCATCCAATAATGCCAAAGCATACGCAACAGCGATCCCATTATCCGCCCCCAATGTTGTATCCGTCGCATACAACATGTCTCCCACAATCCTTAATTGAAGCGGATCTTTCTCAAAATCATGAAGCGTACCCTTGTTCTTTTCGCAAACCATGTCCATATGCCCCTGGATAATGACGGTAGGTGCACTTTCATATCCCATTGTCGCAGCCTTTTTGATAATCACATTCAGCGCTTCATCCTGGATCACCTCCAGGTTCCTATCCTTAGCGAATCGAACCAGATAATCACTGATTGCTTTTTCATTAGCCGATCCTCTCGGGATTTTGGAAATCGCTGCAAAATAATGAAACACCGGATGGCTCGATAATTCTTCTAACGTGCTATACATGAAAAAACATCCTTTCATTTTAAATATTTATACTGCCTCTCATCCTTTTACTTTTCCAGAACGGAACACTGCCACTCTCGTGAACAAAGGATACAGAACGTACCCCAGATAAACACCAATCATGTTCAGGATTAGGTCATCGACATCCAAACTTCCGCGCCGAAAAACGAACTGACAGATTTCGATGCCCGAAATCGAAAGTAATGGATAAAGAAATTTCCTTTTAGCGGAGGGCTCTTTCCCTTCCCTCGACAACAAATACAGCCCGAATGGAATGAACAGCCCCACATTGGCGCTAAGGTTATAAAATGACACAAGCCCGTTCATATCGTTCGATAAATATGAAAGGATCGTAGAAAAAGGAACCAAATTATACGAATATACCTGCCCTTCTGGTCGAAAGAACAACAAAACCAATAATGATAAACTGTAGCCAAACAATACTGCACGCCACAAAAGGTGCGGAATCATGACCGTTTCACCTCGAAAAAAAAGGACCGCAAACGAAACGAAAAGAAGTATACAAAACCAGACAACGATGACCACCAAAGGATTCAAATATAATCGGAGCTGAAGAAAAAAAGGCAAACCGCACAAAAACAATGCTTGCGACAGCAAAAGGGAAAGCATGACCGATTTTAGAGACATATGACTCCCCCTTCTATTTCTTACCAATCATTGCATGTCCTTATATCCTAGGACAACTTTAAGAACCCGTCAACAAACTGCATTAACCTGTCAGTAGAAAACCTTCGGGGGGACGCTTTTCGAATAACCGATGGGAAGGATAATCTTCCGCTATAACAAAAAAGCAGGTTCCCCATGTTCCGGGAATCCTGCTTTTTGTTTAATGATAAAGTTCATTTTATAGTGAACGGTACTTTTTTAAACTAATAATATTGATGGTGATAAAAACGGCTGCAAATGCTAGGAGAATGAGGAGATCCAGTAAAACCTCATTGAACGCGAAGCCTTTGTACATAATGCCGTTCATGGCATCCGATGCGTAATAAAGAGGCATGATCTTGCCGATTTTTTGCAGCCAGTCCGCCATGCCATCCAATGGGAAAATCCCTGTAAAGAAGACTTGCGGCACGATGACCAGCGGTATGAATTGTACCATTTGGAATTCGGATGTCGCGAAACTCGATAGTAATGTACCAAGCGATAGTGCAACGAGCGCGACCAGTATATTCGTCAGTAAAACGAGCCAAATGGAGCCAACAAGGACGATATCCAATACATTGACTGCATATAGTACGACAATTATGGTTTGAACGAGAGCAAATAAGCCATATCCGATCACATAGCCCGCTACGATTTCGTACCTTTTAATCGGGGTGGCAAGCAGCCGTTCCAGCGTACCACTTGTACGCTCTTTCAAAAGCGCGATCCCCGCTATCAAAAATACAAAGAAAAAAACGAAAAAGCTGACGAGCATCGGACTGAAAGTATCAAAACCCTTTGTGTCGGCATCTCCGTATACATATTGCTCCTCAATTGAAGGCGTGTTTTTTTCATCCCCTTGCAAAGCATGCATCATTTGCATTTGAACGGCCTTTGCATGGGACGGTTCGTCGTTCAATAGTGTCAGTTTCAATTTGCCATTTTCAACATGCAGCCAGCCATCCGTATCATTCTCAATCATTTTTTCCTGAGAAAATTCCTCAGCAGCCGTTACTTGAAAATCCGCCTGTTTCAATGCTTTGACCATGGTTCCATCACTGCCTGTAACTACGAGTTTCAAATCACTTGCTTCTGTATCGAAAATAAAATACATGAGCGTTAAAATGAGCAATGGAGCCAGGAAAAATAAAGCGAGTGTCCTTCGATCCCGGCGCAGCTGCTGTGTAATTCGAGTAACTAGAGAGGCAATTCTCATTTTAGGCCGCCTCCAATCCTTAAAAAAACATCATCAAGCGTTTCCACGGCAAATTGTGTCTTTAAAGCTGCCGGGGTTCCTGCCGCGATGATTTCACCTTCACGCAGCATCGCCAGTTTATCGCACCGTTCCGCTTCATCCATCACGTGCGTCGTGATGATGATCGTCTTATGATCTTCATTTCTTAAACGCTCAAGTTCCTGCCAAATCGATTGTTTCAGCAAAGGGTCTATTCCTACTGTCGGTTCATCCAAAATGAGAATTGCCGGATTTTGGATGAGTGCCATCGCCAGTGACAGACGGCGTTTCATTCCCCCGGAATAATGCGCAACCCGAACATTCAAATCACTCGTCAACTGTACGATCTCAGCTGCATATTGAATGCGTTCCCTTCGTTCCTTTTTCGAAAAACGGTATAGCTTCGCAAAAAACTCGAGATTTTCAGCTCCCGTCAGTTCTGTATATAAAGCATCGGACTGTGCCATATAGCCGACATCCATTAACAGTGCTTGATTTGGCACTTCATGATCCAGAACCGTGACTTTACCCGCATCGGGCTTAATCAATCCGACAATCATTTTAATCAAGGTCGTCTTTCCGCATCCGGATGGACCCAGCAAGCCAAAAATCCCGTTTTTTTCAATACTCAGGCTCAATGGCTGAATGACCTTTTTCTGATGAAAACCTTTGGCAATTCCTTCAATGGAAATCGCATTTTTCAATGTACACACATCCTCCCTCTTTAATTAACACGGTGTTGAGTGTATCATCATTCTAAGGCAGCATTTGGTCTAATACAATCAACACATTTGGAAAAATGTTCAGTGAAGGAGACATTACATGGCATCGATTCATGAGGATATGGTACAAAAGACGAAGATGCAGATACAACATCATTTTATTGCACTCGTTGAGGCAGAGGGGTTCACACATGTAACAGTGAAGAAAATTGCAGAGCGCACCAACATCAATCGGGGTACATTCTATTTGCATTACACAGATAAATATGAATTGATGGATCACTTACAGCAGGAATTGTTAAATGAACTTCAAACCCGCATTACTGCCATATTGCCGAAGGAGGCTTTCATGGCCCTTCATCAACAACAGCTTTACCCGCCCTTCGTGGAGATTTTTCAATTCATCAGTGAACATGCCCACGCTTTGAGGGCCATTCTTGGCGATCAGGGCGATCCTTCTTTTGCCAAAAAAATAAAGCGCGTATTCGGTGAAGAACTATTGGAGCGTTTGATCAGCCAGCATCCAGCAGCTAAAAATGAAGCGTTCCGCATGTATATGCACGCCTTCCTGACATCGGCGATTTTAGGGGTGATTACTGAGTGGCTGGAGAATTGCGAAGAGCAAACGGCGGAAGAAATGGCGAAAATCCATTTTCAAATCTTGAACTTCATCAGCCAATTGCGCACATTCATACAATGAACGAATCATCAAAGGCATGTTCCATCAACATACCTTTAAATCTGATTACATCTTTCCCTCCGCTTTCACCTCTGCATTTCCAACGCAAAAAAACTCATTTTCAAATAAATGAGTTTAAAAGCAAAACAAGATATGGATTTTTCGCTCAGCGTTCCCGGATAGAACAAAGGGATTTCATAATTGAATACCGCTAATGATGTTGGGATTTTAGTTGATTTACCTAAGGGAAAACAATTTTAAAAACGGATTCTTTTTCTTATCCGTTATCCTTAACTCATCCATGATGATTTGATCCTCATGATCAGCTATCCATTTCCTTAGTGCATCTTTATCCTGGCATTGTGTTAAATATGTCTGGCCACCCTTGCCTGTAGCATTAATAACATATCTATTGAACGTTTTCTCCATAATTGCCCGCCTTTTTAATAAAATGTCTTGAATCTTTAAATACGAATGCACTGCATTTTCTTTATCATTTACAAAAGAAACATAATAAATATATTTAGAATTTTGATTGGCAATAGCGTGTTCTGCTTGAAAGTATTGAATAAAGTAAATCGATGCTGGTTATCATAATTGGATTAATCGAACCTATCATAATGTGCTAACTAATATTTGTCAATACGTTTTTAAAATGTAAATGAAACGTAAATTTTCAGTCTTGTTAAAGAAATATTTTTTTACGATACAGGGGTTTACAACTGCTAAATGATGGGAGTAGAATACGTTTATCAATTTAATGCATTTCGGCCAAAACTCAAGGGAATTGAGTACGGAGGACCCAATCAATTGGGGTTAATTCTGCCTTGCAGAAGGGATGAGATCAGCTCTTTCGCCATCCTACCCGTCAGCTAACTTCGTCGGCTAAAGCGAAGGAGGTCATAAGACCGCCTATTTCGGGAGTTTTTTTGCACGCTTTTTGTGGCAAAATAACTGTTCGTTGTTTTCGCTGGTCTTTTTATTATGCCTTTAAAAAGAGGAAAGCAGATTGATGATTAAAATATCATTCAGTTTTACACAATATTTTAATAAGTAAGGATGATCATTTGAGAATGACAAAAAATTTATTGGATCCGCCAAAAATACTTGTACTCGGCTTTGCCCTCCTGATACTTATTGGGGCCTATTTATTAACCCTGCCGATTTCCACTGAAAATGGCAATGGTCTTTCTTTTCTGGATGCTTTATTCACCGCAACCTCCGCTACTTGTGTAACAGGACTTGTCGTAGTGGACACTGGATCGACTTTCACCACTTTTGGTGAGTTGGTCATCTTAACACTGATTCAGATAGGCGGTTTAGGGTTCATGTCGTTTGCGACATTTTTCTTTTTCCTTTTAGGCAAAAAGATTTCTTTAAAAGGCAGGTTACTCTTGCAGGAATCCTTAAATAATCTATCCATGGCAGGTGTAGTCAGGTTAGTGAAACGGCTTTTAATTTTCACGGCCATCATTGAGGGCATGGGTGCCATTATTCTAGCGATTCGCTTTTCTTTTGACATGCCAATCGGTAAAGCAATTTATTACGGGATTTTTCATTCCATATCGAATTTCAATAATGCCGGCTTTGATTTAATGGGGGAATTCAGGAGTTTGACCCCTTATGTATCGGATCCACTCGTAACCCTTACGGTCGTCTTCCTCATCACGTTTGGCGGAATAGGTTTTATCGTGATGAATGAAATATACGAATACCGTGATACCCATCGTTTATCCATACATACGAAGGTTGTTCTGACGACTAGCTTGGCACTTACGATTTCCGGCGCAATTTTAATCTTTTTATTCGAGTTCGGCAATGCCAAGACATTGCAGCCTTTATCTTTCATGGGTAAAACGCTGGCATCATTATTTCAATCGGTATCACCAAGGACTGCAGGCTCCAATACGCTGAATATCCCTGATTTAACTCAGCCTACATTACTGCTCATCATTTTCTTGATGTTCGTCGGGGCTTCACCCGGATCGACAGGCGGCGGGATTAAAACGACTACATTGGCGACGCTTGTCGGAACGGTCTGGTCACAGATTAAAGGAAAGGGTGATGTGGTATTATTCCGTCACCGCATTGTGAGTGAAACGATCTTTAAAGCATTATCCGTTACATTCATTGGCGTATTCATGGTTTCAATCATCTCCATTCTGCTGACCATCACTGAAAGTGGAACTGACTTCTTGATGATTTTATTTGAAGCCACTTCAGCATTCGCCACCGTGGGACTTTCAATGGGTTTGACCCCCGAATTATCACCGGTTGGCCGGATGCTCATCATTTTCACGATGTTCGCAGGCCGTGTGGGTCCTTTGACTTTGGCCTTTGCCATTACTATGAGGCGCAAACCAGATCCGTTCCGACGTCCAAAAGGGAAAATCATGATTGGTTAAACATAAATGAAGGAGTGTAAAAGATGGGAAAACGACAATATGCCGTGATCGGTTTAGGCAGATTCGGAACCAGTGTGGCCCATAGATTATATACGGCTGGCCAAGAGGTATTGGGTATTGATGTCAACGAGGAAAGAGTCGAGAATGCGGAACTGAGCGTTACCCATGCGATCATGGCGGATACGACGGAAGAAGAGACTTTGAGGTCAATCGGAATCCGTAATTTCGATTGTGTCATCGTAGCCATCGGAAATGACATGCAATCGAGCATTTTAACTACCTTGCTTTTAAAAGAGATTGGGGTCAATAAGGTCATTGCCAAAGCACTTAATAAAAATCACGGTCAGGTGCTCACCAAAGTCGGTGCCGACTGGGTCATCTATCCTGAGAGGGATATGGGGGAACGGGTCGCGAATCAGCTCCTGTCCCCTAACATGCTGAACTATATAGAGATCTCTAAAGAATACAATATCGAGGAAATCATCCTGCCCATGAGCATGAAGGGAAAAAGCCTCAGGGAGCTTGATCTACGGGCAAAATATAATATCAGCGTCATTGCCATAGTGAGTAATGGAGAAATCATCATAGGACCCTCACCGGATCAGGATATCCATGAAAATGATATGCTTTTAGTGGTTGGCAATAAAGAAGATTTAGCCGTCTTTGCCAATATTGAATAAACCAACAGATTCCGGCTCTTGCTTATATGGGCCCTGTACCCATTTTGAATGCAGCATACTTATAAATGCAAGGAGACCGCCATATGGAGGTCTTCTTGCTGAAGGTTTATAACGAGCATCCCATGCCCTGGATATGTATGTATTATTTTATCGTACTGATTGCTTGGGCAAGAGTGGACTTTATCGTCACTTTATCAAAAGGAAGTTGAAGCTTTACGGCAGTCATGGCTATTTCCGGCCGAAGTCCTGAAAGGGTCGTCTGAATACCGATCAATTGTAAGGATTCAATCAACTGCGACAGCTGGTGGGCGGATGCACCATCAATTGCATGAACGCCCGATAGGTCAATGAAAAGCCTGGTGACATTTTTTTCAGCGCATTTTTGTAATGTGTTTTCAAGCAAGGACATGCCCCTCGCCGTGTCAATATCGCCTATCAAGGGAAGCAACGCCGTGTTATCTTTAAGGGAAATGATGGGTGTGCTCAATTCATCGATCGTTGCCTGTTGGGCTTTCATGATTTTATTGGCATACCTATGATTCGCTTCCGTAAACCTCTCCATCACTTCACTGAACACCTTCACCACTATCCGGTACCAGGAATTTATTTCCGCCTGTGTATATTGATCTCCATGCAATCCCACATACCGGTCAATATAATCAAGGTATTGCCCTTGCGTTCGAAAAAACTCCCTCAATATAAAATAGATGGGTGTATTCAAATGCTGCTCATCCTGACCGATATCTTCAATCCAATCACTAAGCCGCTTAAAGAATTCCCTCTCCTCTGTAACAAAGACCTGAAAGAAACGTAAATGGAATTCATTATTTTGCTGCTTAAGCTTTTGAATCACTTTGGGATCGGATGAGCTATAAACACCCGCCTTACCGCTTTTATTCAATGTTGCGTACCAATCCTCAGTCAATTGTGCCGCCACACCCAATAAAAAGGAATATAGTTCTTTATTTCTATGCATAAACTCCTCCTATTTAGTTTTTTATAAAAAGCAATCGATAAATCTAACGCTGAAAACGGCATTGTCAGGTTATTGAAATATCAACAAAGTAAGCATCGAAGATAACCTCTTCCATACTCAAAATCTTATGCTCTGATGCCCAATGGTCCCTTCTTTCCATATACCTTCCCTGCTGCTTTTGAAACCATGCAACCACTGTTTTTCAACAAAAATTCAGTAAAACCTTCATCTACTATTCTGGTTCATCTATTATTATAGTTTACCATTTTTATTTTTTGTTAACAATTTCCACACAAAATGGACCTGATCCCAGATCCTCCGTTTAAAACCATTTCGCCTTCTCATTTCATAAATAAAGCCGTCCATAAACCTTGCACCCCGAACGTTTCATCCGATTGTTCCATTTTCCTCATTTTACGTATTTCCACCACTTCAAATTCCTTGAAGATCATTCTGAGTTTTTCTTCAGTAAAACCTA
This window encodes:
- a CDS encoding potassium channel family protein, translated to MGKRQYAVIGLGRFGTSVAHRLYTAGQEVLGIDVNEERVENAELSVTHAIMADTTEEETLRSIGIRNFDCVIVAIGNDMQSSILTTLLLKEIGVNKVIAKALNKNHGQVLTKVGADWVIYPERDMGERVANQLLSPNMLNYIEISKEYNIEEIILPMSMKGKSLRELDLRAKYNISVIAIVSNGEIIIGPSPDQDIHENDMLLVVGNKEDLAVFANIE
- a CDS encoding VanZ family protein; the encoded protein is MSLKSVMLSLLLSQALFLCGLPFFLQLRLYLNPLVVIVVWFCILLFVSFAVLFFRGETVMIPHLLWRAVLFGYSLSLLVLLFFRPEGQVYSYNLVPFSTILSYLSNDMNGLVSFYNLSANVGLFIPFGLYLLSREGKEPSAKRKFLYPLLSISGIEICQFVFRRGSLDVDDLILNMIGVYLGYVLYPLFTRVAVFRSGKVKG
- a CDS encoding STAS domain-containing protein, which codes for MHRNKELYSFLLGVAAQLTEDWYATLNKSGKAGVYSSSDPKVIQKLKQQNNEFHLRFFQVFVTEEREFFKRLSDWIEDIGQDEQHLNTPIYFILREFFRTQGQYLDYIDRYVGLHGDQYTQAEINSWYRIVVKVFSEVMERFTEANHRYANKIMKAQQATIDELSTPIISLKDNTALLPLIGDIDTARGMSLLENTLQKCAEKNVTRLFIDLSGVHAIDGASAHQLSQLIESLQLIGIQTTLSGLRPEIAMTAVKLQLPFDKVTIKSTLAQAISTIK
- a CDS encoding ABC transporter permease — encoded protein: MRIASLVTRITQQLRRDRRTLALFFLAPLLILTLMYFIFDTEASDLKLVVTGSDGTMVKALKQADFQVTAAEEFSQEKMIENDTDGWLHVENGKLKLTLLNDEPSHAKAVQMQMMHALQGDEKNTPSIEEQYVYGDADTKGFDTFSPMLVSFFVFFFVFLIAGIALLKERTSGTLERLLATPIKRYEIVAGYVIGYGLFALVQTIIVVLYAVNVLDIVLVGSIWLVLLTNILVALVALSLGTLLSSFATSEFQMVQFIPLVIVPQVFFTGIFPLDGMADWLQKIGKIMPLYYASDAMNGIMYKGFAFNEVLLDLLILLAFAAVFITINIISLKKYRSL
- a CDS encoding TetR/AcrR family transcriptional regulator yields the protein MASIHEDMVQKTKMQIQHHFIALVEAEGFTHVTVKKIAERTNINRGTFYLHYTDKYELMDHLQQELLNELQTRITAILPKEAFMALHQQQLYPPFVEIFQFISEHAHALRAILGDQGDPSFAKKIKRVFGEELLERLISQHPAAKNEAFRMYMHAFLTSAILGVITEWLENCEEQTAEEMAKIHFQILNFISQLRTFIQ
- a CDS encoding TrkH family potassium uptake protein, with the protein product MTKNLLDPPKILVLGFALLILIGAYLLTLPISTENGNGLSFLDALFTATSATCVTGLVVVDTGSTFTTFGELVILTLIQIGGLGFMSFATFFFFLLGKKISLKGRLLLQESLNNLSMAGVVRLVKRLLIFTAIIEGMGAIILAIRFSFDMPIGKAIYYGIFHSISNFNNAGFDLMGEFRSLTPYVSDPLVTLTVVFLITFGGIGFIVMNEIYEYRDTHRLSIHTKVVLTTSLALTISGAILIFLFEFGNAKTLQPLSFMGKTLASLFQSVSPRTAGSNTLNIPDLTQPTLLLIIFLMFVGASPGSTGGGIKTTTLATLVGTVWSQIKGKGDVVLFRHRIVSETIFKALSVTFIGVFMVSIISILLTITESGTDFLMILFEATSAFATVGLSMGLTPELSPVGRMLIIFTMFAGRVGPLTLAFAITMRRKPDPFRRPKGKIMIG
- a CDS encoding ABC transporter ATP-binding protein is translated as MKNAISIEGIAKGFHQKKVIQPLSLSIEKNGIFGLLGPSGCGKTTLIKMIVGLIKPDAGKVTVLDHEVPNQALLMDVGYMAQSDALYTELTGAENLEFFAKLYRFSKKERRERIQYAAEIVQLTSDLNVRVAHYSGGMKRRLSLAMALIQNPAILILDEPTVGIDPLLKQSIWQELERLRNEDHKTIIITTHVMDEAERCDKLAMLREGEIIAAGTPAALKTQFAVETLDDVFLRIGGGLK
- a CDS encoding aminoacyl-histidine dipeptidase, with the translated sequence MYSTLEELSSHPVFHYFAAISKIPRGSANEKAISDYLVRFAKDRNLEVIQDEALNVIIKKAATMGYESAPTVIIQGHMDMVCEKNKGTLHDFEKDPLQLRIVGDMLYATDTTLGADNGIAVAYALALLDANDIPHPSLEIVITTEEETTMNGALAVDPAHFKGKMMINIDSEEDGKLLVSSAGGIRVRQVLPIGWESASIVDAVSYNIRIKGLKGGHSGMSIHKERGNSNKLLGRVLHGLTTAFPCYIQQMNGGLKGNAIPREAEATVLFHAEDVQKITEKLQQWEDTFKNELQSSDPEVSIKFEKIETVSSNVFSKETVTRAITSLLVIPHGVQGMSMGIEGLVESSTNLGVVTTNEAEMLFESEIRSSVKSIKYNMVTQAKAIADMLGCELLVDADYPEWPYNPDSKLKKLFEETYKEKYQEDIEIIAVHAGIECGVFIDKIPGLDTVSIGPDMFSVHTPEEHLSIPSTINNWEYFVYTLKRMKDL